One Massilia sp. 9096 genomic window carries:
- a CDS encoding TonB-dependent receptor, with protein MTETPISRTIRRLFAGGGAIGIALMAPPAHAQEAAPRTTPGSTLAQEAAPAQAPVARVEITGSNIRRSQAETASAVLTVNRADIERSGRQTVAELLQTLAVDNAGSVPTSFGNGFAAGASGVSLRGLGVASTLVLINGRRVAPYGLADDGQKQFTDLNVIPADAVDRIEILLDGASAIYGSDAVAGVVNVILRHDFKGTTIRGQTGIARNWDGRQWNFAFTKGFGDMDTDGRNAFFSVEYKKFREIWNRDRTDRDYLGKIDLRPWGYSANEALGGTGAILRGQSTAGSAVNGNVRDPATSEYYNRADPAGVNFTRFFPGAACANFTRHPQGDPGGGCLIDSTSVYGQVLPKQENLSLYGRATFKLPYDIEAFAEVNLYSSATDTSTTPSTVSGSVGYPGGPVNNAGVQLGAAHPDNPYFGSAARLRYLAADVGPRTTSISSFFQRWVAGASGSHFGWDWTAGILFSHNHTNQDWTGYLQRDVTFALLDPSAANVAAATLGSAAYRALPLGTVWRIGENAGLNSPALYAALSPNLNNSADTRLGQIDFRVTRNFGGWLPGGDIGIAAGAEWRHQYTTLNPTSGTERGNIIGLGYSAYAGGRNVAALYVEALAPILSNLELTAAGRIDHFTDDSIGTAYTPKLGIKYTPIRSLALRGNWGHGFRAPGPAENGRGGLAAYSTAADPARCALGVTSACSPASVALITSPNPNLSPERSTNWDLGVIWDPLPASSVSFDFWRIKRKDEINQGQVPVAIANGSVARDLAGAVPGLAGDPGPITAVLVRYENSAETVVKGFDVDGRQRVKLPQDFGNLVFDIKWTHLYKWLRSDRDGTQRDFAGTHGNCDVTNCVGTPRNRSNFHATWERSNVRLTLSVNYRSKIKNILFQGDPDGCASTFADGSPAPSGCELASFTTFDLTGRWKPSPGSRWEISASILNMFDKIPPLDPLTYGAQSYNPLDFDGARGRTYTVGARYTF; from the coding sequence ATGACTGAAACACCGATATCCCGAACCATACGCCGCCTGTTCGCCGGGGGCGGCGCCATCGGCATCGCGCTGATGGCGCCGCCGGCCCATGCCCAGGAGGCCGCGCCCAGGACCACGCCGGGGTCCACGCTTGCCCAGGAAGCCGCCCCTGCCCAGGCGCCGGTCGCGCGCGTCGAAATCACCGGCTCCAACATCCGCCGCTCCCAGGCCGAGACCGCGTCCGCGGTCCTCACCGTGAACCGCGCCGACATCGAACGTTCGGGCCGCCAGACCGTGGCCGAGCTGCTGCAGACGCTGGCGGTCGACAATGCCGGTTCGGTGCCGACCAGCTTCGGCAACGGCTTCGCGGCCGGCGCCTCGGGGGTCTCGCTGCGCGGCCTGGGCGTGGCCTCGACCCTGGTGCTGATCAACGGCCGCCGCGTCGCGCCCTACGGCCTGGCCGACGATGGCCAGAAGCAGTTCACCGACCTGAACGTGATCCCCGCCGACGCCGTCGACCGCATCGAGATCCTGCTCGACGGCGCCTCCGCCATCTACGGCTCGGATGCGGTGGCCGGCGTGGTCAACGTGATCCTGCGGCACGACTTCAAAGGCACCACGATCCGCGGCCAGACCGGCATCGCCCGCAACTGGGACGGCCGGCAGTGGAACTTCGCGTTCACCAAAGGCTTCGGCGACATGGACACCGACGGCCGCAACGCCTTCTTCTCGGTCGAATACAAGAAATTCCGCGAAATCTGGAACCGCGACCGCACCGACCGCGACTACCTCGGCAAGATCGACCTGCGTCCCTGGGGCTACTCGGCCAACGAGGCGCTGGGCGGGACCGGTGCGATCCTGCGCGGCCAGTCGACGGCCGGCAGCGCCGTCAACGGCAACGTGCGCGATCCGGCCACCAGCGAATACTACAACCGCGCCGACCCGGCCGGCGTCAATTTCACCCGCTTCTTCCCGGGCGCGGCCTGCGCCAACTTCACCCGGCACCCGCAGGGCGACCCGGGCGGCGGCTGCCTCATCGACAGCACCTCGGTCTACGGCCAGGTCCTGCCCAAGCAGGAAAACCTCAGCCTGTACGGGCGCGCCACCTTCAAGCTGCCCTACGACATCGAGGCGTTCGCCGAGGTCAACCTGTACAGCAGCGCCACCGATACCTCGACCACGCCCTCGACGGTGAGCGGCTCGGTCGGTTACCCCGGCGGGCCGGTCAACAACGCCGGCGTGCAGCTCGGCGCCGCCCATCCCGACAATCCCTACTTCGGCAGCGCGGCCCGCCTGCGCTACCTGGCGGCCGACGTCGGCCCGCGCACCACCAGCATCAGCTCCTTCTTCCAGCGCTGGGTCGCCGGGGCGAGCGGCAGCCACTTCGGCTGGGACTGGACCGCCGGCATCCTGTTCTCGCACAACCACACCAACCAGGACTGGACCGGCTACCTGCAGCGCGACGTCACCTTTGCCCTGCTCGACCCCAGCGCGGCCAACGTGGCGGCCGCCACGCTCGGCAGCGCGGCCTACCGCGCCCTGCCGCTGGGCACCGTGTGGCGCATCGGCGAGAACGCAGGGCTGAATTCGCCGGCGCTGTACGCCGCGCTGTCGCCCAACCTGAACAACTCGGCCGACACCCGGCTCGGCCAGATCGACTTCCGGGTCACGCGCAACTTCGGCGGCTGGCTGCCGGGGGGCGACATAGGCATCGCCGCCGGCGCCGAGTGGCGTCACCAGTACACCACGCTGAACCCGACCTCCGGCACCGAGCGCGGCAACATCATCGGGCTGGGCTATTCGGCCTATGCGGGCGGGCGCAACGTGGCCGCGCTCTACGTCGAAGCGCTGGCGCCGATCCTGAGCAACCTCGAACTGACCGCCGCCGGGCGCATCGACCACTTCACCGACGACAGCATCGGCACGGCGTACACGCCCAAGCTGGGCATCAAGTACACGCCGATTCGCTCGCTCGCCCTGCGCGGCAACTGGGGCCACGGCTTCCGCGCCCCTGGCCCGGCCGAGAACGGGCGAGGCGGCCTGGCCGCGTACTCCACCGCGGCCGATCCGGCCCGCTGCGCGCTCGGGGTCACCAGCGCCTGTTCGCCGGCGTCGGTTGCCTTGATCACCTCGCCGAACCCGAACCTGTCACCCGAGCGCTCGACCAACTGGGACCTGGGCGTGATCTGGGACCCGCTGCCGGCGTCCAGCGTGTCGTTCGACTTCTGGCGCATCAAGCGCAAGGACGAGATCAACCAGGGACAGGTTCCCGTCGCGATCGCCAACGGCAGCGTGGCGCGCGACCTGGCCGGCGCCGTGCCCGGCCTGGCAGGCGACCCGGGCCCGATCACGGCCGTGCTGGTACGCTACGAAAACTCGGCCGAAACCGTCGTCAAGGGCTTCGACGTCGATGGCCGCCAGCGCGTCAAGCTGCCGCAGGACTTCGGCAACCTGGTGTTCGACATCAAGTGGACGCACCTGTACAAGTGGCTGCGCAGCGACCGCGACGGCACCCAGCGCGACTTTGCCGGCACCCATGGCAACTGCGACGTGACCAACTGTGTCGGCACGCCGCGGAACCGGTCCAACTTCCACGCCACCTGGGAACGCAGCAACGTCCGCCTGACCCTCTCGGTCAACTACCGCAGCAAGATCAAGAACATCCTGTTCCAGGGCGACCCGGACGGCTGCGCCAGCACCTTCGCCGACGGGTCGCCGGCGCCGAGCGGCTGCGAGCTGGCTTCGTTCACGACCTTCGACCTGACCGGGCGCTGGAAACCGTCGCCGGGTTCGCGCTGGGAGATCTCGGCCTCGATCCTGAACATGTTCGACAAGATCCCGCCGCTCGATCCGCTGACCTACGGCGCACAGTCGTACAACCCGCTCGACTTCGACGGCGCACGCGGACGCACGTACACGGTGGGGGCGCGCTACACGTTCTGA
- the aroG gene encoding 3-deoxy-7-phosphoheptulonate synthase AroG, whose protein sequence is MPRTDDLRIREMKELTPPSHLIREFPVTAAAEQTAFQARVALHRILHGQDDRLMVVVGPCSIHDPKAALEYARRLVEQRDRFKGELEIVMRVYFEKPRTTVGWKGMINDPYMDNSFRINDGLRMARELLRDINELGLPAGTEFLDVISPQYIADLISWGAIGARTTESQVHRELASGLSCPVGFKNGTDGNIKIAADAIKAASQAHHFLSVTKGGHSAIVSTSGNEDCHIILRGGKAPNYDAASVEEACRQLAANGLASRLMIDASHANSSKNPQNQIPVCADIGRQLAAGDTRIVGVMVESHLVGGRQDLVPGQALTYGQSVTDGCIEWDASVAVLEDLAASVRQRRLREDN, encoded by the coding sequence ATGCCCCGCACCGACGACCTACGCATCCGCGAAATGAAGGAACTCACGCCCCCGTCGCACCTGATCCGCGAGTTTCCGGTCACCGCGGCGGCCGAGCAGACCGCTTTCCAGGCGCGCGTGGCGCTGCATCGCATCCTGCACGGCCAGGACGACCGCCTGATGGTGGTGGTCGGTCCATGCTCGATCCATGATCCGAAGGCGGCGCTGGAGTACGCGCGCCGCCTGGTCGAGCAGCGCGATCGTTTCAAGGGCGAACTCGAAATCGTCATGCGCGTGTATTTCGAAAAGCCGCGCACCACGGTCGGCTGGAAGGGCATGATCAACGACCCGTACATGGACAACAGCTTCCGCATCAACGACGGCCTGCGCATGGCGCGCGAGCTGCTGCGCGACATCAACGAGCTGGGCCTGCCGGCCGGCACCGAGTTCCTCGACGTGATCAGCCCGCAGTACATCGCCGACCTGATCAGCTGGGGCGCGATCGGCGCCAGGACCACCGAGTCGCAGGTGCACCGCGAGCTGGCGTCCGGCCTGTCCTGCCCGGTCGGCTTCAAGAACGGCACCGACGGCAACATCAAGATCGCCGCCGACGCCATCAAGGCGGCTTCGCAGGCGCACCATTTCCTGTCGGTGACCAAGGGCGGCCATTCGGCGATCGTGTCGACCTCCGGCAACGAGGATTGCCACATCATCCTGCGCGGCGGCAAGGCCCCGAACTACGACGCCGCCAGCGTCGAGGAAGCCTGCAGGCAGCTGGCCGCCAACGGCCTGGCCAGCCGCCTGATGATCGACGCCTCGCACGCCAATAGCAGCAAGAATCCGCAGAACCAGATTCCGGTGTGCGCCGACATCGGCCGCCAGCTCGCGGCGGGCGACACCCGCATCGTCGGCGTGATGGTCGAGTCGCACCTGGTCGGTGGGCGCCAGGACCTGGTGCCGGGCCAGGCGCTGACCTACGGCCAGTCGGTCACCGACGGCTGCATCGAGTGGGACGCCAGCGTGGCCGTGCTGGAAGACCTGGCCGCGAGCGTGCGCCAGCGCCGCCTGCGCGAGGATAACTGA